The Camelina sativa cultivar DH55 chromosome 18, Cs, whole genome shotgun sequence DNA window TACTCGACTCTAACGCTATATAAACACAGCTTCGTCTGTCTAACTGAAACGATGTGGGACTTTTTCTActtattagtttattaatttacagCTTAAATGGGCCTTTCTTTGGGTCCATTAGCATATTGAATTGTTGACCTTACGTAAAATGCTTCTTTCTGATTGAGGAAACGACGTCGCTGGTGCAAAGAAAAACAGCTTTAGGTAAAAAGACTTTAAAGTTGTTTGCATCATTTGTCCGCTGCAGTAACTGGCGAGTAGTGTGGATTAAGCACGAAACTTATGGCTAGAGAAGTCTTATGTTAACATTAACCGTTACGGTTTAACCTTGTACAGTATACATGGAGTAACTTATTTACTACAATAACATATCTATACAAGTTATTTTACTACAATAACATTCATTAGCCTTATTTATACAAAGTCTCAAACTTGACTAACAAGttatttacatatatgataATGGTAATTCAGATTCTACCTATTTAACAATAAGAAGATATACACAAATATCAGTTTTATCGGAGATCTCTTAATaatggttttcaaaaaaaaaaaaaaaagaaagaacattgCTAAGAgattgaccaaaataaaatcagaaaatcaaattaagaaacaaaaagtaaaggGAATCTCAATGGCATAACGAGTTtgaattttagataaaaatttgGAGGCATGTGAATATGTGATACCATATAAGAGTAGTGAGAGATAATAACAGTTTTTGATATACCCaatagtttgaattttttaacagtttcatgattcaaaaaaaaaataaactctgTACACAAAATTTGTTATGATGATGGAATATTACTTACATAAGTttagttataaaaatgattacaATCTGAAGTAGTTATTAGTGACAGTTAAATTAAATCAACTCACAACCTTTTATTTCTATTGTGTAAGTTTGACTAGTTCGTTTGATCACTCTCCACTTCTCCAGAGTTGAACCCATGATGCTGCATTTGTTGGGGAGAAAattgtatatgtgtgtgtatttttaatacattttatagGGTTAAAAAGCTACACCCTAATCCCtatcagaatttttaaaaaacgtacacttataagaaaaagaaaaaattattttcaataattaataaacaaaatgtaaatggttatattttttcattattggatgtctaatttttctttcttattttttctccGTTCTTGTTAATCCTTTCTTCCATTTATAGATGTATGTGGAATTCGTAAAGACATGTAAATAATGTATTTCCATGTTGGTGTTGTTCTTTGTCAAAAGTCTTTGCTATGtagtatttatttgttgaaACCCACAACTTTACTTTTATTACCAAACTCCTTTGTTTGTTATTCTTATTAGAAAAATTTACGTATATTGGATTAAATTAGCGACTCAAATTTTCAAACaataactttattaaaaaaaaatgcactaTGATGTGTGATatatacaaatttgttttaaacgCTGAAACGTCGAAACGCATCTTCAAATTTTTCTATAAAGGCATAATACTCACGTTTGACGCATTTACAGACACATGTTTAATATTTGTAACCTTTAGGCGAAATCTCATATCTTCTTATAACTTCATTACAATAAATCCATATTAAACGAAATTCAACATAGTGATAGTATTCAATTATTCGTGTATACATATAAACTTTGACAACCAATGTATGAAAATTTATGCAatagatattagaaaatatatctattaattataagaatCCGATTAATTATAAAGTAACGACATAAATTCCTTCCATATTGACATGATAAGAAAATCCCAACTTATTCTATAGTTATTTTGAAGGGAGAAACAAGCGATAAagtgataatatatatatgctccatgataacagatttatatgttactaatttctaaatataataattattgatgaTCGTTGGTTTAGACGATTCTGGATCCCTCTTTGCGATCATTTTCTTCACAATTTCGTTCATAATTATTGtgtctttaacttcttctctcaTGTCCTCCAAATGCATATCTTCCACGCccttgtagaagaaaaaaaaatttagagaacaatttgttaacaaaaaaaatatataacaaaagaaagtgTTAAACTCTACCAACCTTAGACTTAAGAAGAGCTTCAAGCTTTTTATTGAACTCATACAACTCGTCCAAGTGTATGTCTTCAGACTCCTTCTCATCAACGAACACTTTCATCCTCATCttcaaacccttttttttttaaagacattATAATTAATGTTGCgtggacaaaaagaaaagaaaaatcaaccaACATTTTACCTTCACACTCCCTTCATTTGTTTCTATAGCTTCCATTATAACATCAAATTCGTCTTGAGGGTCGTAAATCCTAGTCTCCAATTCTCCAAGCCGATACGTCACAAATGATTTCAGAATCATAGcatctttggtttcttctgtCAAGTCTTTCACGCAAATTTTTTCCATGCTCTTctacacaaccaaaaaaaaaaaaaaagacttttatgaacataaacaaaaatatatttaaaagagtgTTAACAATTGGGCGCTATAGCTACTACTTTTACCGTAGGCTGTAGTAAAGTTTCGAGCTTTTTGTCTAACTCAATCAATTCTCTCAACTTTAGATCGATAAGCTTCTTCTCTCCAATAAACTCTTTCATCCTCGTCTCAAGaccctgatttttttttcataacgaAAATATTAATACTTTgtagacaaaaaacaaaaaaaaaactgaaatatataaaatcttttgaaacAAAGACTTTACCTTCagctcttcttttctttgcatTTGTTGGATCGCATCCTCGTATCCGCATACAAGCTTCGTTTCGTCATGATccatttttcttgatttcttcttacAATTAGGACAAGATCGATAGGAAAATGTTATGATCACTAGCTAGCTCTctctttaaatttgttttctacaaAGTTCTCCTCTATTTATTGATGTGCTGTGTCTAACACTCACGCAATACTTTCTCAACTAGTTCACAATttattatatgaataaaatatttattatatgtaaaaatatctATTTCATTACATCTAACTAGACAATGCATAACTTGAAGTGAAAAATGATCTCAACATAAAATACGTGTGGATGCCTGGATGTAATCAAAGTAACTTAAAGATACATTTAGTATAATTTATGTTTGAATACATTTAGCGTAAGTGGATGAACTTAAATATACATTCAGTAACTATGTTTGAATACTTTAAAGTATTCGAATGATGTAAGTAgcttttattatatagtataaacaaaatatttaagacATATTACGAAATTATGTTGCAACTGTAATCAAAATctgaaaatatttatgaaatctataaaattataatgtaaCCCAACCCCATctgtaaaaaatatttgatttttacccttcttcatcttcttttctgtTATTAGTAATTAGTAATACCACAAATGTCCCAATTAAGAAAGTTAGCTCCAGTACgaaatatactaatatagtcacttttttttaataaagtcaCAATGTAGTAACTTGtcactaattttttataaagtcacAATGTAGTAACTTGTCACTAATTTTTCAACGAACCTAATTTAAAGTTCTCCATCTAAGTGCTAAAGTTTTGGATGTACTCGCCGACGTTTAGAGAAAGGAAAACTTATTTGATAGCCATGAAAATCCTCTTTGTTGAAATGAGGAAGATCGTATCTAGTCAGTACTCAGTAGTAGAATACTAGTGAATTAGTGAACTTTTAATGCGTCACCGTGTCACTCTTCTTGAGCTTGACTCGGTagaaagattttcaaaaaaataaatgtaaagaaGAGATTTGCAATTTatacattataaatttataagcaCTTAGGATAAAACTGATTTTATCTTAATTCCTGCTTTTCGACTTTGTGTGCAATATcataatttcaatttcaatgtctttcctatatataaaaagatgttATACCGCGTGCCACTTAGAATACTTTTTTCATATACCATATAGTGCATGACATctcataaataaatagtttgaaaGTAACATAATGTCTGATAGACAGTAAAAGTTTGTAAATCAACCAATAACATAGCTTACTCATATcatgaatgaaaaaaatcatcaaatttgtAAATCAACCAGTTACATAACCTACTCATAACTTACTCAACCATGCATTAATACTTAAGAAAGATGTTACGGTTTCGtatttgatcatatataaatgattcCTGCTGATGATGATCAAATACACTAATTCTTATAATTCTCTTAATTTTGTGGTGTCGTGtagtaaaacaaaatgaaaagagtAATAATGGCTAACTTtttctttgagttttttcttcctttctgtTAATAATGTCTTAATTAATTACGTCTATAGATGCATGAATTTGTATTGTGTCAAGTAAGTGAGAAGAgcattaagttatatatatctaCTCATATTGATGTTATTTTACGTCAAAAGTCATtggtttggtgtttttgtttaatttttcatcttcgtttttttaataactttgtaTCAATAGCGATACCACATATTAATTAGGAAACTGTTGGTACACAGTTTCTTGTTTTAAACACTCATAACTAGTAATGCTgttgaaaagtttcaaaatcctaaattataataaaattaaattgtggACACTTTTAAAAATTAGCACAAAGTACATAATATGCGGTTTTGGATTGGCTTGATCGAAGGATAATATTTACTTCATCTACTCAAAGAGTTTATTTCACATATTGTTTAATTGTTATGGACCTCAAACATTCCTCCATGGGCTTCAATTGTTCCTATAACTATCTTAATTTTCAatacaaaaccttttttttttaaagtagattgataacaaaaaattaGCTGAAATAAACAATCTGGCATTATCCCCCCggataaaaataaacaatctcactttaaaaaaaaaaatgaatcaacttatttaagaaaaaggataaatatttgaataaaatattcactaaaaacaacaactgtatatatattatttttagtgaatatatgaatatatatagaggaatAAATAAGATATATCCACGAAAATTCTTTGGACAAAACAGAACGCACTCACGTCAGAACACCTACGTTGATTAGTTTTGTAACGCGCTTCGAATCTATTGACTTGAAAAAGACCAAACTACCCTTTACTTCAAGtcgtataaaaaa harbors:
- the LOC104760267 gene encoding uncharacterized protein LOC104760267, with the translated sequence MDHDETKLVCGYEDAIQQMQRKEELKGLETRMKEFIGEKKLIDLKLRELIELDKKLETLLQPTKSMEKICVKDLTEETKDAMILKSFVTYRLGELETRIYDPQDEFDVIMEAIETNEGSVKGLKMRMKVFVDEKESEDIHLDELYEFNKKLEALLKSKGVEDMHLEDMREEVKDTIIMNEIVKKMIAKRDPESSKPTIINNYYI